In Helianthus annuus cultivar XRQ/B chromosome 9, HanXRQr2.0-SUNRISE, whole genome shotgun sequence, the following are encoded in one genomic region:
- the LOC110879657 gene encoding ADP,ATP carrier protein ER-ANT1, whose translation MATKSERFSSDFVMGGTAAIISKSAAAPLDRVKLLLQNQGELLKRGQLKKPYTGVSDCFKRVFKEEGFFSFWRGNQVTVIRYFPTQAFNFAFKGYFKSLFGRSKERDGYTKWFIGNIASGSAAGATTSLFLYHMDYARTRLAMDSAGISADKKRQFNGLFDVYRKTLETDGIRGLYRGFTVSIVGITMYRGMYFGLYDSLKPTVLIGPFKDNFVASFFLGWSVTTFSGFCAYPFDTLRRRMMMTSGEPIKYRNGIHALCDIIRVEGFWALYRGVTANMLVGVAGAGVLAGYDKLCRITYKS comes from the exons ATGGCAACAAAATCAGAGAGATTTTCTTCTGATTTTGTAATGGGAGGTACAGCTGCCATAATATCAAAAAGCGCAGCAGCACCGCTCGATAGAGTAAAGCTTTTACTACAAAATCAAGGAGAATTATTGAAAAGAGGTCAACTCAAAAAACCGTATACAGGGGTCAGCGATTGCTTCAAACgggtcttcaaagaagaaggctttTTCTCTTTTTGGCGCGGTAATCAAGTAACCGTCATTCGATATTTCCCAACTCAG GCTTTCAATTTTGCTTTCAAAGGTTACTTCAAAAGTCTATTTGGCCGGTCAAAGGAGAGAGATGGGTATACCAAGTGGTTTATCGGCAATATTGCTTCCGGGAGTGCTGCTGGAGCTACCACTTCGTTGTTTCTATATCACATGGATTATGCGCGTACGCGTTTAGCAATGGATTCAGCAGGTATTTCAGCCGATAAAAAACGACAGTTTAACGGGCTGTTCGATGTGTACCGTAAGACCCTTGAAACCGATGGCATTAGAGGGTTGTACCGTGGATTTACGGTTTCAATCGTGGGAATTACTATGTACAGAGGGATGTACTTTGGGTTATACGACAGCTTGAAACCTACCGTCTTAATTGGACCGTTTAAG GACAATTTTGTTGCTAGTTTTTTCTTGGGTTGGAGTGTGACAACGTTTTCTGGGTTTTGTGCATACCCGTTTGACACACTTAGGCGAAGAATGATGATGACTTCTGGTGAACCGATAAAGTACCGCAATGGTATACATGCGTTGTGCGACATTATACGTGTCGAGGGATTCTGGGCGTTATACAGAGGGGTTACTGCAAACATGCTTGTCGGTGTAGCTGGGGCTGGTGTTCTTGCGGGGTATGATAAACTGTGTCGAATTACATACAAGTCTTGA
- the LOC110879658 gene encoding agamous-like MADS-box protein AP1 isoform X1: protein MSNLFIYLFIIPNFGERQLRDKSKATAYSYNYRTPKSICVCERENIGKKMGRGKVTLKRIENKINRQVTFSKRRSGLLKKAHEISVLCEADVALIIFSTKGKLCEYATDASMERILDRYERHSSEMQHTSVPNDSQEMWKLGNVKLKARLELLQKTQRHLMGEDLDSLSLKELHSYEQQIDSALKHIRLKKNQLMLESISQLQKKDKDLQDQNNLLSKQVEEKKKELEQQTHEMMPLFHLGMLSNCNRYEARGGGDGEVEENPREQRQSSTVLPPWMVQHMNK from the exons ATGAGTAATTTATTTATCTATCTATTTATTATCCCAAATTTTGGAGAAAGACAATTGAGAGATAAAAGCAAAGCAACTGCATACAGTTATAACTATAGAACACCAAAGTCCAtctgtgtgtgtgagagagagaacATCGGAAAAAAAATGGGTAGGGGAAAGGTGACGTTGAAGAGGATAGAGAATAAGATCAACCGGCAGGTCACTTTCTCTAAACGAAGATCCGGTTTGTTAAAGAAAGCTCACGAGATCTCCGTTCTCTGTGAAGCCGATGTCGctctcatcatcttctccaccAAAGGAAAGCTCTGCGAATACGCTACCGATGCTTC AATGGAAAGGATCCTTGATAGGTACGAGCGACACTCTTCTGAGATGCAACATACTTCAGTACCTAACGACTCACAA GAAATGTGGAAACTGGGAAATGTCAAACTTAAAGCTAGACTTGAGCTTTTGCAGAAAACACAAAG GCACTTAATGGGAGAAGACCTTGATTCCTTGAGTCTCAAAGAGCTTCACAGTTATGAGCAGCAAATTGATTCAGCTCTTAAACACATTAGGTTAAAAAAG AATCAGTTGATGCTTGAATCAATTTCTCAGCTCCAAAAGAAG GACAAGGATTTGCAAGATCAAAACAACTTACTGTCTAAGCAGgttgaagaaaagaagaaagagttgGAACAACAAACCCATGAGATGATGCCTTTATTTCATTTGGGCATGTTAAGCAACTG TAATAGGTATGAGGCACGAGGTGGTGGTGACGGTGAAGTAGAAGAGAACCCAAGAGAACAACGTCAATCGTCAACAGTTTTGCCACCTTGGATGGTTCAACACATGAATAAGTAA
- the LOC110879658 gene encoding truncated transcription factor CAULIFLOWER A isoform X2, producing the protein MSNLFIYLFIIPNFGERQLRDKSKATAYSYNYRTPKSICVCERENIGKKMGRGKVTLKRIENKINRQVTFSKRRSGLLKKAHEISVLCEADVALIIFSTKGKLCEYATDASMERILDRYERHSSEMQHTSVPNDSQEMWKLGNVKLKARLELLQKTQRHLMGEDLDSLSLKELHSYEQQIDSALKHIRLKKNQLMLESISQLQKKVEEKKKELEQQTHEMMPLFHLGMLSNCNRYEARGGGDGEVEENPREQRQSSTVLPPWMVQHMNK; encoded by the exons ATGAGTAATTTATTTATCTATCTATTTATTATCCCAAATTTTGGAGAAAGACAATTGAGAGATAAAAGCAAAGCAACTGCATACAGTTATAACTATAGAACACCAAAGTCCAtctgtgtgtgtgagagagagaacATCGGAAAAAAAATGGGTAGGGGAAAGGTGACGTTGAAGAGGATAGAGAATAAGATCAACCGGCAGGTCACTTTCTCTAAACGAAGATCCGGTTTGTTAAAGAAAGCTCACGAGATCTCCGTTCTCTGTGAAGCCGATGTCGctctcatcatcttctccaccAAAGGAAAGCTCTGCGAATACGCTACCGATGCTTC AATGGAAAGGATCCTTGATAGGTACGAGCGACACTCTTCTGAGATGCAACATACTTCAGTACCTAACGACTCACAA GAAATGTGGAAACTGGGAAATGTCAAACTTAAAGCTAGACTTGAGCTTTTGCAGAAAACACAAAG GCACTTAATGGGAGAAGACCTTGATTCCTTGAGTCTCAAAGAGCTTCACAGTTATGAGCAGCAAATTGATTCAGCTCTTAAACACATTAGGTTAAAAAAG AATCAGTTGATGCTTGAATCAATTTCTCAGCTCCAAAAGAAG gttgaagaaaagaagaaagagttgGAACAACAAACCCATGAGATGATGCCTTTATTTCATTTGGGCATGTTAAGCAACTG TAATAGGTATGAGGCACGAGGTGGTGGTGACGGTGAAGTAGAAGAGAACCCAAGAGAACAACGTCAATCGTCAACAGTTTTGCCACCTTGGATGGTTCAACACATGAATAAGTAA